A window of the Planococcus citri chromosome 4, ihPlaCitr1.1, whole genome shotgun sequence genome harbors these coding sequences:
- the LOC135843883 gene encoding UDP-glucosyltransferase 2-like, whose translation MNNNFVLVLFSLVILFSGCVRCGNIVGILPTQDEDHFAIGESVIKALLAKGHSITLISNYALTNVSSSKYRHIGLETCSIFLQGVQPDRYFKEESVERTLTSENSTCNCISNRAEYQSMELEEYDLMVVSMEYHSCFLRLSKPLNVPVIWIVPTNQNILANRLAGNMDQLHPILKGKLYVAYLHFKSRVISAWNYFTKYAYHWQIQRYVDSVNKEILPKVSHVKDDVDLIFYNTHFSVFPRTHVPNVVEIAGVHIEPPKTMCPRVGQFIDDSENGVIFISTPTQQPYRQMLEKKTQTFEISFLRVLQSVLWKRSTALAIPNYNLFWNERLPQREILNHTNVIVFISCASLNNIYEAVHSATPFIGIVCEPSQSEYMDRLEELGVGIKLSYANLNEVTLVNAINLIWQQKSYGEKMQKLSAAFNDRTMTPLNTAVYWAEYAIKHGASHLKSESSKIPLYTYLLLDIGPISMVLLAIYTYYGMKLYIKAFLWLKRKLWPRLVGLKNRIL comes from the exons ATGAACAATAACTTTGTATTAGTGTTATTCAGTTTAGTGATACTGTTCTCAGGATGTGTTCGTTGTGGCAACATTGTCGGTATACTTCCTACTCAAGACGAAGATCATTTCGCCATAGGAGAATCAGTCATCAAAGCATTATTGGCCAAAGGTCACTCCATAACTCTGATCAGTAACTATGCTCTGACCAACGTATCATCTTCCAAGTACCGTCACATCGGTTTGGAAACCTGCTCCATATTTTTACAAGGTGTTCAGCCAGACAGGTACTTCAAAGAAGAATCAGTCGAACGCACCCTAACCTCAGAGAACTCCACTTGCAATTGCATTTCAAATCGAGCCGAGTACCAGTCCATGGAACTGGAAGAATACGACTTAATGGTGGTCAGCATGGAATACCACTCGTGTTTCCTACGTTTATCTAAACCTCTCAACGTACCAGTCATCTGGATCGTTCCAACCAATCAAAATATCTTAGCTAATCGTCTAGCAGGGAACATGGATCAATTGCATCCAATCCTCAAGGGGAAATTATACGTAGCTTATTTGCATTTCAAGTCCAGAGTGATCAGTGCCTGGAACTACTTCACGAAGTACGCTTATCATTGGCAAATTCAGAGATACGTCGATTCAGTCAATAAAGAAATCTTGCCGAAGGTCTCTCATGTCAAAGATGATGTAGATTTAATCTTTTACAACACTCACTTCAGTGTGTTTCCTCGAACTCATGTACCAAATGTAGTGGAAATAGCCGGAGTACACATCGAGCCACCTAAAACCATGTGTCCG AGAGTGGGCCAGTTCATAGATGATTCAGAAAACGGTGTAATCTTCATTTCGACGCCGACTCAACAACCGTACCGGCAAATGCTCGAGAAGAAAACGCAAACGTTTGAAATTTCCTTTTTACGCGTATTACAAAGCGTACTGTGGAAACGCTCGACGGCGCTGGCAATACCGAATTATAATTTGTTTTGGAACGAACGTTTACCGCAAAGGGAAATAttga ATCACACAAACGTAATCGTATTCATCTCCTGCGCCTCCCTGAACAACATTTACGAAGCAGTCCACAGCGCCACACCATTCATAGGAATAGTCTGCGAACCCAGCCAATCAGAATACATGGACAGGTTGGAAGAACTAGGCGTAGGCATCAAGCTATCGTACGCTAATTTAAACGAGGTGACTTTGGTAAACGCGATCAATCTCATTTGGCAGCAAAAAAG TTAcggtgaaaaaatgcaaaaattatcagCGGCTTTCAACGATAGAACAATGACGCCATTAAATACAGCTGTTTACTGGGCCGAATACGCTATCAAGCATGGTGCGTCGCATTTGAAAAGCGAATCGTCAAAAATACCACTGTACACGTATCTATTACTGGATATAGGTCCCATATCGATGGTTTTATTAGCGATATACACGTATTACGGAATGAAATTGTATATTAAAGCCTTCTTATGGCTTAAACGTAAATTATGGCCTCGTCTGGTCGGCTTAAAGAatagaattttgtaa